A stretch of Sulfurimonas autotrophica DSM 16294 DNA encodes these proteins:
- a CDS encoding cbb3-type cytochrome c oxidase subunit I: MSYIKTLVNGTNFDHTSLNALQKVTLRPVVMAFLFYGLVALEGMIMRMVEVGHVPLNPLPEQFFHPGHFFSIMTVHPIVGIFGSTYQLVFGAFTFLVPYLTKKPLYSVKLANITWLLITIGTALAWIAAFVWQYAPLYTLYWPLPADTHQFNVIGGIVFILGIALIMAGTLGFIYNIYATIFARVGVHKNKTTKELLISGFGIDGFLNLINKLRGKQPYTKEPALALPVVAIFRGTVDTFLDALVILGAGILILVYLLFDAGGHVLDVIAIDALLYKNFFWWGLDLVADGLVLIYVAGSWYLLATLITGQKLFMENVARAALMLELLVSWMVWSHHLLADQGQPEMMKLISGEMVTAFELLTQGLALFITLVTLWKARPLKMTMELKYLLGGLVGFGLAVPAAIIQADMGMNRVLHNTQWIIGAHVHIALIVGLYMTLYSAVYVLWPLVTNDTKLYSHKLANTHFWLHLIGGIGMGAFMGMAGLDGMLRRHLYVDGQFNPDMIFAAIFGTMLLVAWAVFLYNIIMSVGIKGLIGIFLPADDKTASYGIDEEIEPADDPAFAK, translated from the coding sequence ATGAGTTATATAAAAACATTAGTAAATGGTACAAATTTTGACCATACGAGCTTAAATGCTTTGCAGAAGGTTACGCTTAGACCAGTTGTAATGGCATTTTTATTTTATGGATTAGTAGCTCTTGAGGGTATGATTATGAGAATGGTTGAAGTTGGTCATGTGCCACTTAATCCACTTCCTGAACAATTTTTTCATCCAGGGCACTTCTTCTCTATTATGACGGTACATCCGATTGTGGGAATTTTCGGTTCAACGTATCAGTTGGTCTTTGGTGCTTTCACTTTCTTGGTACCGTATCTTACAAAGAAACCGCTTTACAGTGTGAAACTTGCAAATATAACATGGCTGCTAATCACAATAGGAACGGCACTTGCATGGATTGCTGCGTTTGTATGGCAGTATGCACCGCTTTATACACTTTACTGGCCACTTCCTGCTGATACGCATCAGTTTAATGTGATAGGTGGTATTGTGTTTATCTTAGGTATTGCTTTAATAATGGCTGGTACTTTGGGATTTATTTATAATATCTATGCCACGATTTTTGCTCGTGTTGGTGTTCATAAAAACAAAACAACAAAAGAACTTTTAATATCTGGCTTTGGTATAGATGGATTCTTAAACCTTATTAATAAGCTTCGCGGCAAGCAGCCATATACAAAAGAACCTGCACTTGCTCTTCCTGTTGTTGCTATCTTTCGTGGTACGGTTGATACATTTTTAGACGCACTTGTCATTTTAGGTGCAGGAATTTTAATTTTAGTTTATCTTCTCTTTGATGCAGGTGGACATGTTCTTGATGTAATAGCGATAGATGCTCTTTTATATAAAAACTTTTTTTGGTGGGGTCTTGATCTTGTTGCTGATGGTCTTGTACTGATTTATGTTGCAGGAAGTTGGTATTTACTTGCTACTTTAATTACTGGACAAAAACTTTTTATGGAAAATGTTGCTCGTGCTGCGTTAATGCTTGAGCTTTTAGTTTCATGGATGGTTTGGTCGCATCATTTACTTGCCGATCAGGGACAGCCTGAAATGATGAAACTGATTTCGGGTGAGATGGTTACTGCGTTTGAGCTTCTCACACAGGGACTCGCACTTTTTATTACACTAGTTACTTTATGGAAGGCACGTCCTCTTAAGATGACTATGGAGTTAAAATATCTTCTTGGCGGTTTGGTAGGTTTTGGTTTAGCTGTGCCTGCTGCAATTATTCAAGCAGATATGGGTATGAATAGAGTTTTACATAATACTCAATGGATTATTGGTGCTCATGTGCATATTGCTCTTATTGTTGGACTGTATATGACACTTTACAGTGCTGTATATGTTTTATGGCCACTTGTAACAAATGATACAAAACTGTATTCTCATAAACTTGCTAATACGCACTTTTGGTTACATCTAATCGGCGGTATAGGTATGGGAGCATTTATGGGAATGGCAGGTCTTGATGGTATGCTTCGCCGCCACTTATATGTAGATGGACAATTTAATCCAGATATGATATTTGCGGCTATCTTTGGAACTATGTTACTTGTTGCATGGGCAGTATTTTTATACAATATAATTATGAGTGTTGGTATCAAAGGTTTAATTGGTATATTCTTACCAGCAGATGATAAAACTGCTTCTTATGGAATAGATGAAGAAATAGAACCGGCAGATGATCCTGCATTTGCAAAGTAA